In a single window of the Amia ocellicauda isolate fAmiCal2 chromosome 20, fAmiCal2.hap1, whole genome shotgun sequence genome:
- the LOC136716320 gene encoding palmitoyltransferase ZDHHC16A isoform X1 — translation MRSRARLYSSVMRLFLRWCRLCPKRSRTKVGKRVRELWSYSRLMLRSLHFNSLTNSDVVMDSLFEPIYWLVDHLTRWFGVVFVCLVIVLTSSILLIAYLCLLPLIFRTYSLAWIVWHVCYGHWNLVMIVFHYYKATRTSPGSPPQMKSDMPSVSICKRCIIPKPARTHHCSICNRCILKMDHHCPWLNNCVGHFNHRYFFCFCLFLTMGCIYCSISCRNMFIDAYYAIERMKSMDIEKHGVAVTEVGLLYSILPMGSISGQSYYQTPPPPYTFRERMFHKSIIYLWVLTSSVALALGGLTLWHAVLISQGETSIERHINRKETRRLQKKGKVFRNPFNYGKFNNWKVFFRVEKRSHWLTRVLLPSGHAPYGDGLSWDYTPYRNSLMAI, via the exons ATGCGCAGTCGGGCTCGGCTCTACTCCAGCGTCATGCGTCTGTTCCTGCGGTGGTGTCGACTGTGCCCCAAGCGCAGCCGCACAAAGGTGGGGAAGAGAGTGAGGGAGCTATGGAGCTACAGCAGGCTGATGCTGAGGTCCCTGCATTTCAACTCCCTGACCAACTCCGACGTTGTCATGGACTCTCTGTTTGAGCCTATCTACTGGCTGGTGGACCATCTGACTCGCTGGTTTGGAGTG gtgtttgtgtgtctggtgATTGTGCTCACCAGCTCCATCCTGCTCATCGCATACCTCTGCCTCCTGCCCCTGATCTTTCGCACCTACTCTCTTGCCTGGATCGTCTGGCACGTCTGCTATGGCCACTGGAACCTGGTGATGATAGTCTTCCATTACTATAAGGCCACCAGGACTTCTCCAGGCTCCCCCCCACAG ATGAAAAGCGATATGCCATCCGTGTCGATCTGTAAGAGGTGCATCATTCCCAAACCAGCCAGAACTCACCACTGCAGCATCTGCAACAG ATGTATACTGAAAATGGATCACCACTGCC CCTGGCTCAATAACTGTGTGGGTCACTTCAACCATCGGTACTTCTTCTGCTTCTGCCTTTTCTTGACGATGGGCTGTATCTACTGCAGCATCAGCTGCCGCAACATGTTCATAGACGCCTACTATGCTATAGAG CGTATGAAGAGCATGGACATCGAGAAGCATGGGGTGGCAGTGACTGAGGTGGGGCTGCTTTACAGCATCCTGCCTATGGGATCCATATCTGGGCAG AGCTACTATCAGACTCCACCGCCTCCCTATACCTTTCGGGAGAGAATGTTCCATAAGAGCATCATTTACCTGTGGGTGCTGACCAG CTCGGTGGCGCTAGCTCTTGGAGGCCTGACTTTGTGGCATGCAGTGCTCATCTCTCAGGGGGAGACCAGCATTGAGCGGCACATCAATCGCAAGGAGACTCGCCGCTTGCAAAAAAAGGGCAAG GTTTTCCGAAACCCATTCAACTACGGCAAATTTAACAACTGGAAGGTGTTCTTCAGGGTGGAGAAGAGGAG TCACTGGCTGACTCGAGTCCTCCTGCCCTCTGGTCACGCTCCCTACGGGGATGGGCTGTCCTGGGATTACACGCCCTACAGGAACAGCTTGATGGCTATCTGA
- the LOC136716320 gene encoding palmitoyltransferase ZDHHC16B isoform X2, translating to MRSRARLYSSVMRLFLRWCRLCPKRSRTKVGKRVRELWSYSRLMLRSLHFNSLTNSDVVMDSLFEPIYWLVDHLTRWFGVVFVCLVIVLTSSILLIAYLCLLPLIFRTYSLAWIVWHVCYGHWNLVMIVFHYYKATRTSPGSPPQMKSDMPSVSICKRCIIPKPARTHHCSICNRCILKMDHHCPWLNNCVGHFNHRYFFCFCLFLTMGCIYCSISCRNMFIDAYYAIESYYQTPPPPYTFRERMFHKSIIYLWVLTSSVALALGGLTLWHAVLISQGETSIERHINRKETRRLQKKGKVFRNPFNYGKFNNWKVFFRVEKRSHWLTRVLLPSGHAPYGDGLSWDYTPYRNSLMAI from the exons ATGCGCAGTCGGGCTCGGCTCTACTCCAGCGTCATGCGTCTGTTCCTGCGGTGGTGTCGACTGTGCCCCAAGCGCAGCCGCACAAAGGTGGGGAAGAGAGTGAGGGAGCTATGGAGCTACAGCAGGCTGATGCTGAGGTCCCTGCATTTCAACTCCCTGACCAACTCCGACGTTGTCATGGACTCTCTGTTTGAGCCTATCTACTGGCTGGTGGACCATCTGACTCGCTGGTTTGGAGTG gtgtttgtgtgtctggtgATTGTGCTCACCAGCTCCATCCTGCTCATCGCATACCTCTGCCTCCTGCCCCTGATCTTTCGCACCTACTCTCTTGCCTGGATCGTCTGGCACGTCTGCTATGGCCACTGGAACCTGGTGATGATAGTCTTCCATTACTATAAGGCCACCAGGACTTCTCCAGGCTCCCCCCCACAG ATGAAAAGCGATATGCCATCCGTGTCGATCTGTAAGAGGTGCATCATTCCCAAACCAGCCAGAACTCACCACTGCAGCATCTGCAACAG ATGTATACTGAAAATGGATCACCACTGCC CCTGGCTCAATAACTGTGTGGGTCACTTCAACCATCGGTACTTCTTCTGCTTCTGCCTTTTCTTGACGATGGGCTGTATCTACTGCAGCATCAGCTGCCGCAACATGTTCATAGACGCCTACTATGCTATAGAG AGCTACTATCAGACTCCACCGCCTCCCTATACCTTTCGGGAGAGAATGTTCCATAAGAGCATCATTTACCTGTGGGTGCTGACCAG CTCGGTGGCGCTAGCTCTTGGAGGCCTGACTTTGTGGCATGCAGTGCTCATCTCTCAGGGGGAGACCAGCATTGAGCGGCACATCAATCGCAAGGAGACTCGCCGCTTGCAAAAAAAGGGCAAG GTTTTCCGAAACCCATTCAACTACGGCAAATTTAACAACTGGAAGGTGTTCTTCAGGGTGGAGAAGAGGAG TCACTGGCTGACTCGAGTCCTCCTGCCCTCTGGTCACGCTCCCTACGGGGATGGGCTGTCCTGGGATTACACGCCCTACAGGAACAGCTTGATGGCTATCTGA
- the mettl18 gene encoding histidine protein methyltransferase 1 homolog: MAFSFNFDVHLETGDCPEETDMIQGDHSLQDLESKPRQPDNPTQDSVKEAQEHSPPLNCQPLLENTVCETFSLGSLPPIHYLNESVLEQTASERPDKEKILSQTVASHSDLISGVYEGGLRIWECTFDLLEYVESHGVTFAGKRVLDLGCGAGLLGILALKSGAQEVHFQDYNSTVIEELTLPNVVLNCEDEEEEDEKGENTSSSPKGATKSSLQAGLARCRFFSGDWESFLPLVLSSDPPPQYDFILTSETIYNTAYYPALHNVFHKLLSPEGLVYLATKAHYFGVGGGLHLFQSFVEKANIFDIKCLADVEQGLRRHVVALSFKKTE; this comes from the exons ATGGCATTCAGTTTCAATTTCGACGTGCATTTAGAAACGGGGGATTGTCCCGAGGAGACAGACATGATTCAAGGCGATCACAGTCTGCAAGATCTGGAAAGTAAACCT AGACAGCCTGACAATCCCACCCAGGACTCTGTGAAAGAGGCACAGGAGCACAGCCCCCCCCTGAACTGCCAACCCCTGCTGGAAAACACTGTCTGTGAGACCTTCTCACTGGGATCTCTGCCCCCCATCCACTACCTGAACGAGTCTGTGCTGGAGCAGACCGCATCAGAGCGCCCTGACAAGGAGAAGATCCTGTCCCAGACTGTGGCTTCACACTCTGATCTCATCTCCGGAGTCTACGAGGGCGGTCTGCGCATTTGGGAATGCACCTTTGACCTCCTGGAGTACGTGGAGAGCCATGGTGTGACTTTCGCTGGCAAGAGAGTCCTGGACCTGGGATGTGGGGCAGGATTGTTGGGTATCTTAGCCCTGAAGAGTGGGGCCCAGGAGGTTCACTTCCAGGACTATAACAGCACAGTGATTGAAGAGCTGACTTTACCCAACGTAGTGTTGAACTGtgaggatgaggaggaagaggatgaGAAAGGGGAGAATACAAGCTCATCACCAAAAGGAGCCACCAAGTCCTCACTGCAGGCCGGGCTGGCCAGGTGTAGGTTCTTCTCTGGAGACTGGGAGTCCTTCCTTCCCCTCGTGTTGAGCAGCGATCCGCCTCCTCAGTACGATTTCATCTTAACTTCTGAAACCATCTACAACACGGCGTACTACCCGGCCCTGCACAACGTGTTCCACAAGCTGTTGTCCCCAGAGGGTCTGGTCTACTTAGCGACTAAGGCACATTATTTTGGTGTTGGGGGAGGATTGCACCTTTTCCAGAGTTTTGTGGAGAAGGCAAACATTTTCGATATCAAGTGCCTGGCAGATGTGGAGCAGGGGCTTCGGAGACATGTGGTAGCATTGAGCTTCAAGAAGACTGAATGA